The Cydia amplana chromosome 1, ilCydAmpl1.1, whole genome shotgun sequence DNA segment ttgatcaAGTATATAAAAGACTTCTACGTATCTTGCACCAAATGGGGTAATCAACGGGGAATGATCGATTGAGGTGAgtaagtattatattctttagTTTGTTGCTGGCTAATTAGGAGTAACGAATTCATCTATCAATCAatagcttggaggatacaactaaacggagtagccattaacaggctttcccctctgtcgaaaataggcggccaacggtcatacacaatgtatgaactgacgtttatctgacatggctatttttacgttacgcatacatttgacgttcccctcccccgcaaaaatcggcagactgttttgtacagaaaattacagacatggcgtctccgtttgattatatcctccaagatcaaTAGCCGGAATGTTgtaaatcgcatgcgattatcAGTGTCGTTAAGGTGTCGTTTGAAGAGGCCAAAATTACGAGTTATGAATATGACGAAATGGATAcctgtaaaaaggtattatttctaTTACAATTCATATAAAATCAAATGCAAATGCGATGTGAAACTCGCAAAAGGAGTAaatttgatttaataattttacaaggaatatttaaagttaatcaaatttgaaaaacgtcTTAGGAGCGGCGTTCAAATACCTAGTTGGGCAACTAACTTTTGACCATATcatattagaaaatatttattaaaataatttgctggcataataaaaaatactttgttaTTAAAACCTGACATTTTGATGTCTATCTCAGTGCAacacaaatttaaaaatttaaaacaaatgttGCATTCTGACCGCACTCTAATCAATTTTCGAATTGTCAAAAAAAGCTCCGTCGGTAAAGCAGAAACTCTGGAACTGGAAGTCGATAATTTTGCATTTTCCTGCATTGAGTTCGCTAACGCTGAAAGATTCGCATAGTCCGTGTAAAACTTGAGTAAAAAAATCTGTGGaactttattatatatatattttagtactataCTTTGTATTACATTAGCAATATATTTCTTTGTAAGCGCGCTCACATAGTCAAGGCAAGGGCGGGCTCCTCGCACTGGCGGGCCGGCGATGACTAATACCGCTCGTCGTGCAGAGTGACGTCGCACAGCACCCCACACGGCCGCTCGCTCGCGAGCCTCAGTCCTCCGGCGCCCGGCGCCCCCACGACACGGCAACCACCTCAACTGCGCACTAACGATTTTCCACCGCGCCCTAGGGACGCGCCCATCTTCCGATCACACTTCCACCACTACACTAGAATGGACGGCACGGATGATCTTCTGGGAGGGTTCGGCGACCAGACGCCGGCGGCGGCACCCCTGCCTCCGATGAAGCGCGAGCAGGACTCGACGGATGACTTCGAGCACCTGGGCCGCGAGGGTCGCGACGACAGCGAATCGCCGCGGCACGGGCCCGCGCGCCTCGCCACCCAGAACTTCCTGGACATGGAACGGGACGTGTTCGCGGACTCGCCGCGCACGCCCTCCGCGGCGGACAAGCTGGCCGACCAGCTAGCCGACAAGTTCACCGACAGCGAGTCGGACGCGGACACGGCCGGCGAGTCCCCCCTGCACCGGCCCGCGCCGGTCGCTCCGGTGTCGGCGCCCGTATCCGACCCCACGCCCGTGCTGGCTCCGGCTCCCAGCCCCGCGCCCGTGCTCGCGCCCGCACCGGCTCCGGCTCCGGCAGCCGCCCCGCCGGTGGAGATGCCGCGGCCCGAGCCGCCGAAGCCGGTCGAGCCCGCGCCCCAGCCTAAGCCCGCCCCCGCCCCAGCGCCCGCGCCAGTGGCGGCGCCCAAACCGGCCCCGGAACCGCCCAAACCGGCCCCGGAACCGCCCAAACCCGCGCCCGAGCCCAGCCGCACGCCGGTCGCTCACGTCATCGAAGCTGAAGTCATCTTCTGCCAGATGGGACTTGGTGAGACCTATTCTTGTATAAAGTTACTAACCATTCATTGTCTTTATGCCAGATTCATCGGAACTTCTATTTCCAGAACCCTGCCTTTAAACGACTTTTGTTCCCAAGATTAGTCACAAGTCTGGGAAATGTTTTGTGATTGCAAAATTACAGTAGCATGTTTAATATTTTGAAGCGAATGCTATTTGCATCTCATGATTTCATTGTCCAGTTTCGGCCCGAACTGGCGCTGCACGCGCTGGGGTTTAAGCAACAATGGCCGTTCAAGGTCTCGAAAAGCCCGAGCAAAAACTGGTAGACGCGTGACGGCGATGAATCATGGGTCATTAGGTTTTTTCACGGCGAAGACTTCAGTACGTAGGTATTAAGATTGGGATGCGCGCGGGGTGCGGGGTCGCGGGGGCTGAGAGGTGGCGGAGCGGCAAGAGCGTTGACCGCTGCACTAACGGCGCAACGTCCCACGTTGCAGGCGGAAAGAAAGGACGTCCGCCAACAATGAGAGCACCCCGGAAGCTGTACAAACTTAATACCTAAGTGGGTCTTATGTCATTGTAATAAGGTTGTGTATAGTTGCATCTTTAATGGTATATTCGAACTGCATTAAGGTCCCTCGAATCCCTGTATCCATACTCGCGTATCGTAGCCGTGCCATACCCGCCCGTAGCATACGTGTCGCATCGGCGCAAAAATCGATGCATGTTATCCACGGGTCAAAGCGGACGTGATGACTCATGGACGCATTTGCTGGTTACCGAAGCTACCATATACACATGTACACTTTTTATCGATTTCCTCCCGAAATTTATTGAATCTTTCTGTCAGCTATTAAAAGTTGGGTAGTTTGAGTTGAGCGTTTGCAGACACTGAAGATAATTGCGCCTGCAAGTAggtaaatgttaattaattgGGTTAAAAAGTGGTTACGTCCgctttaacacgttcactgtccgtGCCTCGTCAGATTGGGGCAGTAAACGTGTTAACTATTTACGTTTACGCGATGATATCTAAagaagaatgaatgaaaattataaatatccgAATATGCCTGAACGTCGATACGGCTcattattaaaacaattttgaataatttttattatttttgaagtttgTAAAAATTGAATGATGGGATTTTTTTAATCACGATGATTTATGTAACAAACGTCGTAGACTTGTAGTAGTAATCAGGACGCTAGGTATCCTAAAACTTGAATGTGCATCGCAAACACTCGCTGTTTGCCCATATTATCAGCAATTTAGCGGGAGAGGACGATAGCACTATCTTATCTCATGAAAGCGGCAGAGAGCCAACAATGTGAAAGTCCCGCAAATGTTTGCAATTCGGACCAATTCATAATGTCGCGTGCTACTCATAATTATAATGCTACACAACCACGCCTCTGACAAATTTAGATAGTACGAGTATTGCTACAGAAGAAAAACCAGCAGACTTCTATTAAATAATACACGCATCTACGTCAGCAGTTATAGAGCTAGCAATAACAGTGATGCGTTGATGTATTGCAGCATGGTCATTGGCGTTCCATAGATAGGGTATAGTCTGGTGGTGCGGGATGGGCGGGTGCCACCATCGCTATTTTTAGCAGCAGTCGCGAACCGCGGGCAGCTCACAAGCGCGCGACCTGCCGCCGCGCTCACGTCGCCCGCACCTGCAACCCATGCAGCCTCGCGAACACCGTGCCTAGTGACTCATTAAAGGACCATTACCTTTTGTGTGTTTGTTGTGACCTAATCAAAATGGGATCCGATGACATCACTCGTGAGTATCGAGTCGGCTGACTTCCTAATACCAAATGATCTAGGTTTGGGTGGCGTTGCTATTTTTTCCGGCGTTCACGAGTGTTACAGATGATCGGCCGCTTTTAGGATTTTTGgagttttagttttgtttttatgacaGCGCAGAAGGATAACCGAGTCCGGTGTTTGAATTTTAAAAGTTTTGCTTACTCGTTTTGACGGAGCCTTTGCTAAAAACTTTTCCTGTGTCCCTGAAAGACATTGTGTAAATACATAACCTTTTCCTTGTTTTCCGTTATCTCCACGCCTGTGTCTAGGACTTGATTTTGGCAGGCGTGTGCACAATTATCTGCAATTATCTGTCATTGATCAAGTGCCATGGGCGTCGCTAAAAGGCGCATCCACTACAACCGGCGTGTTTAAAGTCGTCGTGCTATTTATGTCCCGCATTATATGCAATGTTCGCGAATCGCGCGAATAAAAATTCCGCGCGTCGTACAGTTTTGTAGATATGTGAATAGATATGACGATGAAACGTCACCAGATCTCTAAACACTGCTGACCTAATTCCGGCCCTTCAAAAATGCGACGTAGTAGCGGCCCTCTCGCCTCCCCTCGCGTTAAGCAGGCACAAACAAAGGGCGGCACTTCAGAAGTTCAGGAGCTGTAATCGTTTCTTACTCATCGCTAGCCggcggaaaaaaaaacaatagacgCTAAGTGGTATTTTGGTTAGCACACAGCTAAATGGTAACTGCCTTGGAATAGTGATTCTAGACCTATGCAAAACTAGTTCAGacttttgtaacatttcaaCACCCGCATTACAAAACTGAAAATTGCTTTTACTATGCAAAGGTATATTGATGGTTATGTTCCTCCGGGATCAATAAGCTCGAGTTGATAGACACCACGTAAATTATTAAGTTGCAGTGCATAGTTGGGT contains these protein-coding regions:
- the LOC134651540 gene encoding reticulon-1 isoform X1, whose translation is MDGTDDLLGGFGDQTPAAAPLPPMKREQDSTDDFEHLGREGRDDSESPRHGPARLATQNFLDMERDVFADSPRTPSAADKLADQLADKFTDSESDADTAGESPLHRPAPVAPVSAPVSDPTPVLAPAPSPAPVLAPAPAPAPAAAPPVEMPRPEPPKPVEPAPQPKPAPAPAPAPVAAPKPAPEPPKPAPEPPKPAPEPSRTPVAHVIEAEVIFCQMGLDAWFDPQRLHPEVEALIYWRSAARSGAALGAGLALLLALACCSVVSVAAYVSLLALSAAVAFRIYKNVLQAVQKTNEGHPFKFLLEKDISVPAERVQSLAASATAHLNAAVSELRRLFLVEDLVDSLKFGVLLWCLTYVGACFNGMTLIILGWIALFTLPKAYEMNKAQVDANLELARAKINEISAKVRAAVPIGRKAESEKDK